From Candidatus Neomarinimicrobiota bacterium, the proteins below share one genomic window:
- a CDS encoding polysaccharide biosynthesis tyrosine autokinase, with product MNGDNLNIKSQNGFDEKEISLRDYISVLYRNRWIIITIILIVLAATVYFTFTAPPQYEAKALVMLVSPQGQATLFTSPFMPSQYLKVNNEVEVLKSFALGRRVIKSLKNSPYSDSLYLLETRELKTPGLNIMERLAGLKDAVKRIFGAGEELAEEDTLDRYFVKKLHESMKIEPIRETEAIRIIVRSFDPVEASLIANTIAQEYYEMDLEFNRSEVVETKNFLEEQLKKVERDLQRAEERLKEFQEKQGVFALEEAAKTLIDQMTSIEAEYYATVAQVQALRKKLDNQQRLLNEREKWIVQEAINISNPLIEQLKKVIAEVEAEKAAAIVTHGYEPNSDVIREYDKRINQLKEKLVAEAQRMTNYGITTEDQSKISMELVRDVFFNQVALIELETKSKEYKNMVDRYNKEFNKLPEKSLMYARLDRERQVNDKLYMLLKTKYQESRITEASKMSNVRIVDPAIPPEKPVKPNKKLNLILGLLVGVFLGVGFAFVREYFDRSIKTAEELQNYGLSAIGIVPEIDVRTALDKFQKVSQDYESGESLKARLVTHYDPKSSVAESYRTLRTNIQFSSPDKPVQTMIVSSSGPGEGKSTTAANLAITFANLGRKTILIDSDLRKPILHKVFGISKEPGIAHAILDMVPLNNVISETEIDNLYLVPCGETPPNPSELLASNRMLVILEELKKTYDIIIFDTPPVIAVTDATVLAKITDGIVLVVRANKTDSAALQRTMELLSHVNCNVIGAVLNEVSVSAGYGSYYYYYYHYYGDGGKKKKRKKKTGSELTRNIFRSKIR from the coding sequence ATGAATGGTGATAATTTAAATATAAAATCACAGAATGGTTTTGATGAGAAAGAGATAAGTCTGAGGGACTATATTAGTGTCTTATATAGGAATAGATGGATTATCATAACGATAATATTAATTGTTCTAGCTGCTACTGTTTATTTTACATTTACCGCTCCACCTCAATATGAAGCGAAGGCTCTTGTGATGCTTGTTTCCCCTCAGGGGCAGGCTACTCTTTTCACATCACCATTTATGCCCAGTCAATATTTGAAGGTAAATAATGAAGTGGAGGTATTGAAAAGTTTTGCTCTTGGAAGAAGAGTAATAAAATCTTTAAAGAATTCACCATATTCTGATAGTCTGTACCTTCTTGAAACAAGAGAGCTTAAAACACCTGGCTTGAATATAATGGAAAGATTAGCTGGTCTAAAAGATGCAGTAAAAAGAATATTTGGTGCTGGGGAAGAGCTAGCTGAAGAGGATACCTTAGATAGATATTTTGTAAAGAAGCTTCACGAATCTATGAAGATAGAGCCTATTAGAGAGACAGAGGCAATTCGCATTATAGTGCGTTCTTTTGATCCGGTGGAGGCGTCGCTAATCGCCAATACGATTGCTCAGGAATATTATGAAATGGACCTTGAGTTTAACAGGAGCGAGGTAGTAGAAACCAAGAATTTTCTTGAAGAGCAACTAAAAAAAGTTGAAAGGGATTTGCAAAGAGCTGAGGAAAGGTTAAAAGAATTTCAAGAAAAGCAGGGTGTCTTTGCACTTGAGGAGGCTGCGAAGACATTAATAGACCAGATGACCTCAATTGAAGCGGAATACTATGCTACTGTAGCCCAGGTTCAGGCTTTGAGAAAAAAATTAGATAATCAACAAAGACTATTGAACGAAAGAGAGAAGTGGATTGTACAGGAAGCAATAAATATTTCTAATCCTCTTATAGAGCAATTAAAAAAAGTGATAGCGGAAGTGGAAGCCGAGAAAGCAGCTGCAATTGTTACTCACGGGTATGAACCAAATAGTGATGTGATAAGAGAATATGACAAAAGGATAAATCAGTTAAAAGAGAAATTAGTTGCTGAAGCACAGAGAATGACCAATTATGGTATAACTACCGAAGACCAGTCTAAAATATCGATGGAATTAGTGAGGGATGTTTTTTTTAATCAGGTAGCGTTAATTGAGCTTGAAACAAAGTCCAAAGAATATAAAAATATGGTAGATAGATATAACAAAGAATTTAATAAACTCCCTGAGAAGAGTTTAATGTATGCTCGCCTTGATAGAGAAAGACAGGTAAATGATAAGTTATATATGCTACTAAAGACAAAGTATCAGGAATCAAGAATTACTGAAGCAAGTAAGATGAGTAATGTGAGAATAGTTGACCCTGCTATACCACCGGAAAAGCCTGTAAAGCCCAATAAAAAATTAAACCTTATACTTGGGTTACTTGTAGGTGTATTTTTAGGTGTTGGTTTTGCCTTTGTTAGGGAATATTTTGATAGATCTATAAAGACCGCAGAGGAGTTACAAAATTATGGTTTATCAGCGATAGGGATTGTGCCTGAGATAGATGTCAGAACTGCTTTAGATAAATTTCAGAAGGTATCGCAGGATTATGAAAGTGGAGAGAGTTTGAAAGCCAGGCTAGTGACGCACTACGATCCAAAATCCTCTGTTGCTGAGTCATACAGAACACTGCGAACAAACATTCAATTCTCAAGCCCGGACAAGCCCGTTCAGACGATGATTGTGTCGAGTTCCGGTCCCGGTGAAGGAAAGTCAACAACAGCAGCTAATTTAGCAATTACTTTTGCCAATTTGGGTAGAAAAACAATATTGATTGATTCAGACCTTAGAAAGCCAATACTCCATAAGGTGTTTGGTATATCGAAGGAACCCGGAATAGCACATGCAATTCTTGATATGGTGCCTTTAAATAATGTAATTAGTGAAACAGAAATAGATAATCTTTATTTAGTTCCATGTGGTGAGACACCGCCAAACCCATCTGAATTACTTGCCTCAAATAGAATGCTGGTGATTTTAGAAGAATTGAAAAAGACATATGATATTATAATATTTGATACACCTCCAGTAATAGCGGTAACCGATGCGACCGTTCTGGCGAAAATAACAGATGGTATTGTACTTGTTGTCAGGGCAAACAAAACTGATTCGGCAGCGTTACAACGTACCATGGAATTACTATCACACGTTAATTGTAATGTCATAGGGGCAGTATTGAATGAGGTGAGTGTTTCGGCTGGATATGGTAGTTACTACTATTATTACTACCATTACTATGGCGACGGGGGAAAGAAAAAGAAAAGAAAGAAGAAGACAGGCAGTGAGCTAACCAGGAATATATTTAGGTCGAAGATTCGATAA
- a CDS encoding flippase-like domain-containing protein has translation MISALGIYLGFKNFDFSQFAKSLSDVNIFMLVLSIILQIVNIFFRAVRWKIILDEVKVIDLRKVFGATAIGYFGNNVFPFRMGEILRAYVLGDNENTSKMSIFGTVIVERTIDTIVFITIFLLALLLIHDIPVWINTIAIYGLILFVFLLVLGYIFLFIREKNYSMIVNQINKLDKGIGERILKLLGGLRSLIMVKRKVSLAFFSFLVWFLSILFIYTIGLSYNIYIGFKEIILLFFASSIAVSIPSAPGYIGTFHAGVIGVMLYLGYSRDVSQGFSIVLHGVGFVTLTLLGLYYFIKLNVRLRNVEIYGGYK, from the coding sequence ATGATAAGTGCTCTTGGGATTTACCTGGGTTTCAAGAATTTTGACTTTTCACAGTTTGCTAAAAGTTTATCAGATGTAAATATTTTTATGCTTGTACTTTCTATAATATTACAAATTGTGAATATATTTTTTAGGGCAGTAAGATGGAAGATAATTCTGGATGAAGTCAAGGTAATAGATTTGCGTAAGGTTTTTGGTGCTACTGCCATAGGTTATTTTGGGAATAATGTGTTTCCTTTCAGAATGGGTGAAATATTACGCGCATACGTATTGGGTGATAATGAAAATACGTCTAAAATGTCGATATTCGGGACGGTTATTGTAGAAAGAACGATTGATACGATAGTGTTTATAACTATATTCTTACTTGCTTTACTGTTAATACATGATATACCTGTGTGGATAAATACTATTGCTATATACGGATTGATATTATTTGTGTTTTTGTTAGTTTTAGGTTATATTTTTTTGTTTATAAGAGAGAAGAATTACTCAATGATTGTAAATCAAATCAATAAATTGGATAAAGGGATTGGGGAAAGAATTTTAAAATTATTGGGTGGTTTGAGATCGTTGATTATGGTTAAAAGAAAGGTGAGTTTAGCCTTTTTTTCCTTTTTGGTTTGGTTTCTGAGTATTTTGTTTATATATACCATTGGTTTATCGTATAATATATATATTGGATTTAAAGAAATTATTTTATTGTTTTTTGCATCTTCTATCGCAGTTTCTATACCATCTGCTCCCGGATATATTGGTACTTTTCATGCAGGAGTAATAGGAGTGATGTTATATTTAGGTTATTCGAGAGATGTTTCCCAGGGATTTTCTATTGTATTACATGGTGTGGGATTTGTCACATTAACGTTGCTTGGATTGTATTATTTTATTAAGTTAAACGTAAGGTTAAGAAATGTGGAAATTTATGGTGGATATAAATGA
- a CDS encoding DNA translocase FtsK — protein MDRRRQEILGILLIALGIFLFLSLISYDPLEEPSIPKDVRIHNWMGILGVYVSHYLIKYTIGVASYVIPLLLILWGWWVFANRNFKSLLRFTVYILILALVTSIFLSLPSVRSGIYGLVGFRYSGLLGGMLCRMIYDFLGFIGTIIFLVIVVLVDIRGYFSWSFYSPIEKLIFWRRYERPAKLKKIREEKKVRKTEFKDQIINKDVDVKRSETIEQLISKENEKIVEKYEPKVVAEHKKDIEAVRSDETKANYKLPPIELLNEPKGEEKLISKEEITENSRILEETLETFGLSGKVVNVSPGPIITRYEVEPASGVRVGRIAALADDLARVLKAKRIRIVAPIPGTSVVGVEIPNRKPALVYLREIISSEKFQKAKSKVTIALGKTTSGDVCVFDLATMPHLLIAGATGSGKSVCINTIIASILFKAYPNEVKFLLIDPKKLELSLYRALKGYHLLTCEYIDEDVITRADNALVALRAVEAEMERRYDILANAVVRNIEEYNNKVKLGQFDGELLPYIVVIIDELADLMLMSSKEVEDPITRLAQMSRAVGIHLVIATQRPSVDVITGLIKANFPSRIAFQVASKVDSRTIIDANGAEKLLGRGDMLIVTSTNPEPQRLHNAFISLDEVERILAHIIKQPQPEEMELKNPDYQEQEEFYGGGERDPLFEKAMKLVIMHQQGSISLLQRRLKIGFARAARIMDQLEMAGIVGPAIGSKPRDVLVGEDYLEGLDNEDKEENNF, from the coding sequence ATGGATAGAAGAAGACAGGAAATATTAGGAATTCTTTTAATAGCACTCGGGATTTTCCTTTTCCTTAGTCTTATTTCGTATGATCCTTTAGAAGAACCATCAATTCCAAAAGACGTAAGGATACACAATTGGATGGGGATACTTGGTGTCTATGTTTCACATTACCTTATTAAGTATACTATAGGTGTAGCGAGTTATGTAATACCATTGTTGCTCATACTGTGGGGATGGTGGGTCTTTGCGAATAGAAATTTTAAAAGCCTTCTAAGATTTACAGTTTATATCTTGATATTAGCGCTTGTCACATCAATATTTTTGTCCTTACCATCTGTTAGGAGTGGAATATATGGGCTTGTTGGTTTTAGATATAGTGGATTATTGGGAGGAATGCTTTGTCGAATGATATATGATTTTCTTGGTTTTATAGGCACTATAATATTTCTTGTGATTGTTGTACTTGTTGATATAAGAGGATATTTTAGCTGGAGTTTTTATAGTCCAATTGAAAAGTTAATTTTCTGGAGGAGGTACGAAAGACCAGCAAAATTGAAAAAGATTAGAGAAGAAAAAAAGGTCAGAAAAACTGAGTTTAAGGATCAAATAATCAACAAAGATGTTGATGTGAAAAGAAGTGAAACTATTGAGCAATTAATATCCAAAGAAAATGAAAAGATAGTTGAAAAATATGAACCAAAAGTAGTAGCTGAGCACAAGAAAGACATAGAAGCTGTAAGAAGTGATGAAACTAAAGCAAATTATAAATTACCACCGATAGAACTTTTAAATGAGCCTAAGGGAGAAGAAAAATTAATTTCAAAAGAAGAAATAACAGAAAATTCAAGAATACTTGAAGAAACCTTAGAGACTTTTGGCCTTAGTGGTAAGGTAGTAAATGTGTCCCCTGGTCCTATCATTACGAGATATGAAGTAGAGCCTGCATCGGGAGTTCGTGTAGGCAGGATAGCTGCTCTTGCAGATGATTTAGCAAGAGTTTTAAAAGCAAAGCGAATAAGGATAGTAGCACCAATTCCTGGGACTTCAGTGGTTGGAGTGGAAATTCCAAATCGGAAACCAGCTCTGGTCTATTTACGTGAGATAATCAGCTCAGAAAAATTTCAAAAAGCAAAATCTAAAGTTACAATTGCACTTGGTAAAACCACTTCCGGAGATGTTTGTGTTTTTGATTTAGCGACAATGCCACATTTATTGATTGCAGGTGCTACGGGATCTGGTAAGAGTGTGTGTATAAACACAATAATAGCTTCAATTCTGTTTAAAGCTTATCCTAATGAGGTGAAATTTTTACTGATAGATCCCAAGAAATTAGAGTTATCATTATACAGGGCTCTTAAGGGCTATCATTTGTTGACCTGCGAGTATATTGATGAAGATGTGATAACGCGTGCAGATAATGCTTTGGTGGCATTGCGTGCAGTAGAAGCGGAAATGGAAAGAAGGTATGATATTTTAGCCAATGCAGTTGTTCGAAATATAGAGGAGTACAATAACAAAGTAAAATTGGGGCAATTTGATGGTGAACTATTACCCTATATTGTTGTAATAATAGATGAACTGGCTGACTTAATGCTAATGTCATCAAAGGAGGTGGAAGATCCGATAACAAGATTGGCACAAATGTCAAGGGCTGTTGGAATACACCTTGTTATTGCAACTCAGAGACCCTCAGTTGATGTAATCACTGGATTGATTAAGGCTAATTTTCCATCGAGGATTGCTTTTCAGGTAGCATCGAAGGTTGACTCTCGAACAATAATTGATGCAAATGGTGCAGAGAAATTGCTTGGTAGAGGTGACATGTTGATTGTTACGAGTACAAATCCTGAACCTCAGCGCCTCCACAACGCTTTTATCTCTCTTGATGAGGTTGAAAGAATACTTGCTCATATTATAAAGCAGCCTCAACCTGAAGAAATGGAGCTGAAGAATCCCGATTATCAGGAACAGGAAGAATTTTATGGTGGCGGAGAGAGAGACCCTCTCTTTGAGAAAGCAATGAAGTTGGTCATAATGCATCAGCAAGGTTCGATTTCGTTGTTACAAAGAAGATTGAAAATTGGTTTTGCAAGGGCAGCGCGCATTATGGATCAGCTTGAGATGGCTGGTATAGTAGGACCTGCGATTGGTAGTAAACCACGGGATGTTCTTGTAGGAGAGGATTATCTTGAAGGATTAGATAACGAAGATAAAGAAGAAAATAATTTTTAA
- the gcvT gene encoding glycine cleavage system aminomethyltransferase GcvT, producing MIEELKKTALYDRHVELGAKVIPFAGFLMPLQYTSIVDEHLNVRNNAGLFDVSHMGEFYISGEKSEEFLNYITVNNVSKLIPGQAQYSAMCYENSGIVDDIIVYRFNDYFLMVVNASNIDKDFLWLQKNLISGVELKNISDKAGLIAVQGPKSTYILGEISDINLEELNYYHFCNGRVAGVDVIISRTGYTGEVGYEIFHNIEDSCKIWDVLLDVGEKYGLKPAGLGARDTLRLEMKYCLYGNDIDENTNPIEAGLGWIVDFNKGDFIGRKILIKEKENGPKRKLVAFVVKDKGIPRHGYKIYIDDREIGFVTSGSISPVLNKPIGLGYVLKEYSGIGNKIYIDYRGKRLEMEVVKPPFMKPRTYG from the coding sequence ATGATAGAAGAGTTAAAGAAAACAGCTCTTTACGATAGGCATGTTGAACTGGGAGCTAAAGTGATCCCCTTTGCCGGATTTTTGATGCCCCTTCAGTATACAAGTATTGTTGATGAACATTTAAATGTGAGAAATAATGCAGGTTTATTTGATGTATCTCATATGGGAGAATTTTATATTTCGGGTGAAAAGAGTGAGGAATTTTTAAATTATATTACTGTCAATAATGTTTCTAAATTAATCCCTGGTCAGGCTCAATACAGTGCAATGTGTTATGAGAACTCTGGAATCGTTGACGATATTATTGTATACAGATTTAATGATTATTTTTTAATGGTGGTTAATGCTTCTAATATAGATAAAGACTTCTTATGGCTTCAAAAAAATTTGATAAGTGGGGTTGAATTAAAAAATATATCCGATAAGGCAGGCTTAATAGCTGTTCAGGGTCCAAAATCAACGTATATACTTGGGGAAATTAGCGATATAAATCTTGAGGAACTGAATTATTACCATTTCTGTAATGGCAGGGTTGCCGGTGTGGATGTAATAATCTCAAGAACGGGTTATACGGGAGAGGTAGGTTATGAGATTTTTCATAATATTGAGGACAGTTGTAAGATATGGGATGTGCTGCTTGATGTAGGGGAAAAATATGGTCTGAAACCGGCAGGACTTGGTGCCAGAGATACACTTCGATTAGAAATGAAATACTGCCTTTACGGTAATGATATAGATGAGAATACCAATCCTATAGAAGCTGGACTCGGATGGATTGTTGATTTTAATAAAGGAGATTTTATTGGGAGAAAAATTCTCATAAAAGAGAAGGAAAATGGTCCAAAGAGGAAACTGGTTGCCTTTGTAGTAAAAGATAAAGGTATTCCAAGACACGGTTATAAGATTTATATAGATGATAGAGAAATTGGCTTTGTGACAAGTGGTAGCATATCGCCGGTTTTGAATAAGCCAATAGGACTTGGTTATGTTTTAAAAGAATATAGTGGAATTGGAAATAAAATTTATATAGATTACCGGGGTAAAAGGTTAGAGATGGAGGTGGTTAAACCGCCTTTTATGAAGCCCCGGACATATGGATAG
- a CDS encoding aminotransferase class I/II-fold pyridoxal phosphate-dependent enzyme yields MSLAKRLKNLGTETAFKISELTFEWKNKGYKIYPFHIGDLNFPTPEHIVDIAFKAIKDGKTGYSPSPGILALRDAIAEDVTNSRGVKYDYNEVSIQPGGKPVIGKFIQAVINPGDEVLYPSPGYPIYESQIEYFGGIPKPYRFLETNEGFKIDIGNLESLITKKTKAIIYNNCHNPLGVESSDGEMEALSELILKNDLYVLSDEAYFDIRYRGKTRSIVSFSGLKNRTIILYTFSKKYAMTGWRLGAAIGPKRIIDVINKLNVNIESCTNHFVQYAGISAIKGPDKDYKNMIQELEERRNIACDILNSINGVRVYKPDTTFYLFPDVTEAMDKKGIKSLDELVFRAIADTGVAFTTRSHFGRRLPDEKRYYIRIAYSGVTKDEIREGLNRLKEWLEN; encoded by the coding sequence ATGAGTTTGGCAAAAAGGCTTAAAAATCTCGGTACGGAGACTGCTTTTAAAATATCGGAACTGACTTTTGAATGGAAGAACAAAGGATATAAAATTTATCCCTTTCATATCGGTGATTTGAATTTCCCAACTCCAGAACATATTGTAGATATTGCATTTAAAGCTATAAAAGATGGGAAAACAGGGTATTCGCCAAGTCCAGGCATATTAGCATTAAGGGATGCTATTGCTGAAGATGTTACGAATTCAAGAGGAGTTAAATATGACTATAATGAGGTATCTATACAACCCGGAGGTAAACCGGTTATTGGTAAGTTTATACAGGCAGTGATAAATCCAGGGGATGAGGTTCTATATCCGTCACCTGGCTATCCAATATATGAATCTCAGATTGAATATTTCGGAGGTATACCGAAGCCTTATAGATTTTTAGAAACCAACGAAGGATTTAAAATTGATATAGGAAATCTTGAGTCTCTGATTACCAAAAAAACAAAAGCAATAATTTATAATAATTGTCATAATCCACTTGGTGTAGAATCTTCAGATGGTGAAATGGAAGCACTCTCTGAATTAATTTTAAAAAATGATTTATATGTTCTTTCTGATGAAGCATATTTTGATATTAGATATAGGGGTAAAACTCGCAGCATCGTTTCATTCTCTGGCTTAAAAAATAGGACAATTATTTTGTATACCTTTTCTAAGAAGTACGCTATGACAGGCTGGAGACTTGGTGCTGCGATAGGTCCAAAAAGGATAATTGACGTTATAAATAAATTGAATGTTAATATAGAATCATGTACAAACCATTTCGTTCAATATGCTGGAATTTCTGCAATTAAAGGCCCTGATAAAGATTATAAAAACATGATTCAAGAATTAGAAGAAAGACGCAATATAGCATGTGATATATTAAATTCAATTAATGGAGTTAGGGTATATAAACCAGATACGACATTTTATCTTTTTCCTGACGTTACCGAAGCAATGGATAAGAAGGGTATCAAATCTCTCGATGAACTTGTATTCAGGGCTATAGCCGATACCGGTGTGGCATTTACAACGAGGTCACATTTTGGAAGAAGATTACCTGATGAAAAAAGATACTATATTCGAATTGCATATTCAGGTGTTACAAAAGATGAAATAAGAGAGGGATTGAATAGACTAAAAGAATGGCTTGAAAATTAG
- the ruvA gene encoding Holliday junction branch migration protein RuvA has product MYDYITGKLIEKRPTEVVIDVNGLGYKISIPISTYERLPSTGEIVKLFIHLYVRDDVRSLYGFYTKEERELFLQLISISGIGPKMAITILSGTSPEQFKERIGAGDISALTMIPGIGIKTANRIIVELREKFASLHKEADIEDLNFFISGKIEEAVIALMTLGYKKNEAKNLVFKAYKKLGSGANVEELIKEALKSL; this is encoded by the coding sequence ATGTATGATTATATAACTGGTAAGTTGATTGAAAAAAGACCAACAGAGGTTGTAATCGATGTAAATGGCTTGGGTTATAAGATATCCATACCGATATCTACTTACGAAAGACTTCCTTCAACTGGTGAAATTGTAAAGCTTTTTATTCATCTGTATGTACGCGATGATGTAAGATCTCTATATGGTTTTTATACAAAAGAGGAAAGAGAACTATTTTTACAATTAATAAGTATCTCTGGCATAGGACCCAAAATGGCTATAACTATATTGTCAGGTACTTCACCTGAGCAGTTTAAGGAAAGGATAGGTGCTGGGGATATATCAGCGCTTACGATGATACCCGGAATTGGCATAAAAACTGCAAATAGAATTATTGTAGAATTGAGGGAAAAGTTTGCTTCACTTCATAAAGAAGCGGATATTGAAGACTTAAATTTTTTCATTTCTGGGAAAATTGAAGAGGCAGTTATTGCATTAATGACGCTTGGATATAAAAAGAATGAGGCGAAAAATTTGGTTTTTAAGGCATATAAAAAACTTGGGAGTGGGGCAAACGTCGAGGAATTGATAAAGGAAGCGTTAAAAAGTCTATAA
- the ruvC gene encoding crossover junction endodeoxyribonuclease RuvC produces MGNSIKIIGVDPGVFKTGYGILQVRENRLQYITSGQIITSSKYSFPDRLKTIFNGLTEVIKKWKPNVMAVEQAIYAQNIQTALKMGQARGIVLLAGKLHGLAIEEFSPAKIKVSVVGNGSATKDQVNFMVKRILDLEKSKLDYDESDALAIAICYFNQNKWREG; encoded by the coding sequence ATGGGTAATTCTATTAAGATTATTGGTGTTGATCCAGGGGTTTTTAAAACTGGATATGGGATTCTCCAAGTTAGAGAAAACAGACTTCAATATATAACTTCAGGACAGATTATAACATCATCAAAATACTCTTTCCCGGATAGATTAAAGACAATTTTTAATGGTTTAACAGAAGTAATAAAGAAGTGGAAGCCGAATGTAATGGCTGTAGAGCAGGCTATATATGCACAAAATATTCAGACAGCATTGAAAATGGGTCAGGCAAGAGGGATTGTGCTTCTTGCAGGTAAATTGCATGGACTTGCTATAGAGGAATTTTCCCCTGCTAAAATAAAGGTATCAGTTGTAGGGAACGGTTCTGCTACTAAGGACCAGGTTAATTTTATGGTTAAGAGAATTCTTGATCTTGAAAAAAGTAAGCTCGATTATGATGAAAGTGATGCGCTGGCAATAGCTATATGTTATTTTAATCAAAATAAATGGAGAGAGGGATAA
- a CDS encoding YebC/PmpR family DNA-binding transcriptional regulator has translation MAGHSKWAQIKRKKAVNDARRGKIFTKLIREIQVAAKLGGPDEDSNPRLRQAIQQAKAHNMPMSNIEKAIAKGCGEIEGVNYEEVVYEAYGPAGVAIYIEVLTDNKNRTVSEIRHILSKYGGNLATSGSVSWMFEKKGTITVKKNAFSEDDILIIATESGAEDINITEDAYEITTDPSNLESVKKAFEEKNVPILESAISMIPKNTVNVDENNAQKILSLVETLEDHDDVQKVYANFDIDEEILKKVTSSF, from the coding sequence ATGGCTGGACATAGCAAATGGGCACAAATAAAAAGAAAGAAAGCTGTAAATGATGCAAGAAGAGGCAAGATTTTTACCAAATTAATAAGGGAAATACAGGTAGCGGCTAAATTGGGTGGTCCAGACGAGGATTCAAACCCAAGATTAAGGCAGGCTATTCAGCAAGCAAAGGCACATAATATGCCTATGTCAAATATAGAGAAGGCTATTGCTAAAGGTTGTGGTGAAATTGAAGGTGTTAATTATGAAGAGGTGGTTTACGAGGCATATGGTCCTGCCGGAGTTGCCATTTATATTGAGGTCTTGACTGATAATAAAAATAGAACGGTATCTGAAATAAGGCATATTTTATCAAAGTATGGCGGTAATTTGGCAACTTCAGGCAGCGTTTCGTGGATGTTCGAAAAAAAAGGTACTATAACAGTTAAAAAAAATGCATTTTCTGAAGATGATATTTTGATAATTGCCACTGAGTCCGGTGCTGAAGATATAAATATAACTGAGGACGCATATGAAATAACGACTGATCCTTCAAATTTAGAAAGTGTGAAAAAAGCCTTCGAAGAAAAAAATGTTCCAATACTTGAATCTGCGATATCCATGATTCCAAAAAATACCGTTAATGTAGATGAAAACAATGCGCAAAAGATACTGAGTCTTGTGGAGACACTCGAAGATCATGATGATGTTCAGAAAGTCTATGCAAATTTTGATATAGATGAAGAGATTCTTAAGAAAGTAACCAGTTCTTTTTAA
- a CDS encoding SPOR domain-containing protein: protein MRKMLYSLTLLVILFQFATGLPDSTIVQDESFDPVKLNEPPISIFDGVMIYEIFTGTNEGEIRVDSVRVRETVGYKVQVFSADDFYLADSLFRYCKELFPNEEVEKVFNSPYYKIRVGNCLTREEAERLLKIAIESGLKDAWIIRTRIEVKENIKKY, encoded by the coding sequence ATGCGAAAGATGTTATATAGTTTAACTTTATTAGTGATTTTATTTCAATTTGCTACTGGTCTGCCTGATTCTACTATAGTCCAAGATGAATCATTTGATCCAGTGAAACTTAATGAGCCACCAATTTCAATTTTTGATGGAGTAATGATTTATGAGATATTTACGGGAACTAATGAAGGGGAGATTAGAGTCGATAGTGTGAGAGTCAGAGAGACAGTTGGGTATAAGGTTCAGGTATTCTCTGCTGATGATTTTTATCTTGCTGATTCGCTATTTAGATACTGCAAAGAATTGTTTCCAAATGAAGAGGTTGAAAAAGTATTCAATTCTCCTTATTATAAAATAAGAGTAGGTAATTGCCTGACTCGAGAAGAAGCGGAGCGATTGTTAAAAATTGCGATAGAATCGGGATTGAAAGATGCTTGGATAATAAGAACAAGAATAGAAGTAAAAGAAAATATAAAGAAATATTAA